In one window of Azoarcus olearius DNA:
- a CDS encoding AHH domain-containing protein codes for MTQIGEGVQIGMVDADDLDCPFDHDNPEPPTVENQLIGSGTKLATKMGNGTSTHLYAPLVKKCEQIDNPKDRSGHPFANKAKVVHIRDRDAATGKDYEHRYPVTCAAHHLVPAQEALKQSHLLAFMVKKGETAKLKDKDFSKGVVWANVGYEVNGAENGIYLPGSYAVGGGRGGLKLWVENDDMPDKEEEDVTEEADPASPQLYGRLNEISAANRKWQYVRQAVAKAPGQFHDRHVDYSNFVTSVLDKIFEDYRRRYFKSFIEFQCPKCEERAEKARKQGVPTPFGLVARLNGLSRNLAAFLNGSTWRRNIYTSKWGQAYMEAVKAGNKAAGPDT; via the coding sequence ATGACCCAGATCGGTGAAGGCGTGCAGATCGGCATGGTGGATGCCGACGACCTCGATTGCCCGTTCGACCACGACAACCCCGAACCGCCCACGGTGGAAAACCAGCTCATCGGCTCGGGCACCAAGCTCGCCACCAAGATGGGCAACGGCACCAGCACCCACCTGTACGCGCCGCTGGTGAAGAAGTGCGAGCAGATCGACAACCCGAAGGACCGCAGCGGCCACCCCTTCGCCAACAAGGCCAAGGTGGTCCACATCCGCGACCGCGATGCCGCGACCGGCAAGGACTACGAGCACCGTTACCCGGTCACCTGCGCCGCGCATCACCTCGTGCCCGCGCAGGAGGCGCTCAAGCAGTCGCATCTGCTCGCCTTCATGGTCAAGAAAGGCGAAACCGCCAAGCTCAAGGACAAGGACTTCAGCAAGGGCGTGGTGTGGGCCAACGTCGGCTACGAGGTCAACGGCGCCGAGAACGGCATCTACCTGCCGGGCAGCTACGCGGTAGGCGGCGGGCGGGGCGGCCTGAAGCTGTGGGTCGAGAACGACGACATGCCGGACAAGGAAGAGGAAGACGTCACCGAAGAGGCCGACCCGGCATCGCCGCAGCTCTACGGCCGGTTGAACGAGATCAGCGCCGCCAACCGCAAGTGGCAATACGTGCGGCAGGCGGTGGCGAAGGCGCCCGGGCAGTTTCACGACCGCCACGTCGATTACAGCAACTTCGTCACCAGCGTGCTCGACAAGATCTTCGAGGACTACCGCCGCCGTTACTTCAAGAGCTTCATCGAGTTCCAGTGCCCCAAATGCGAGGAGCGCGCCGAGAAGGCGCGCAAGCAGGGCGTGCCCACGCCGTTCGGCCTGGTCGCACGCCTCAACGGCCTGTCGCGCAACCTCGCCGCGTTCCTGAACGGCTCGACCTGGCGCCGCAACATCTACACCTCGAAGTGGGGCCAGGCCTACATGGAAGCGGTCAAGGCCGGCAACAAGGCCGCCGGACCGGATACCTGA
- a CDS encoding glycine zipper domain-containing protein, translating to MKTRLALLPLCAALALNGCATLDDKTQSAGIGAALGCAAGAALATLTNNDAGGGCAAGALVGGIVGYMKARNAEIEEARRATEATTQVKGATVSPVETQQVKVVDTKANKTDTVSAFKSVSVDIPLSQVDTPEGREAVRKLEEYARKTANERGETIDMTVATAPGKGTAAASKVTLMETSEVAGRGTVRRTQVADPRVPANVQRITIEAKNQSRVEV from the coding sequence ATGAAAACCCGCCTTGCCCTCCTCCCGCTGTGCGCCGCGCTGGCGCTGAACGGTTGCGCCACGCTGGACGACAAGACCCAGAGCGCCGGCATCGGCGCCGCGCTGGGCTGCGCCGCCGGCGCCGCGCTTGCCACCCTCACCAACAACGACGCCGGCGGCGGCTGCGCCGCGGGCGCGCTGGTGGGTGGCATCGTCGGCTACATGAAGGCACGCAACGCCGAAATCGAAGAGGCCCGCCGCGCTACCGAAGCCACCACCCAGGTCAAGGGCGCCACCGTGTCGCCGGTGGAAACGCAGCAGGTCAAGGTGGTCGACACCAAGGCCAACAAGACCGACACGGTGTCGGCCTTCAAGTCCGTGTCGGTGGACATCCCGCTCAGCCAGGTCGATACGCCGGAAGGCCGCGAGGCGGTGCGCAAGCTGGAAGAGTACGCGCGCAAGACCGCCAACGAGCGCGGCGAGACGATCGACATGACCGTCGCCACCGCGCCGGGCAAGGGCACCGCGGCGGCCTCCAAGGTGACGCTGATGGAAACCAGCGAAGTCGCGGGCCGCGGCACCGTGCGCCGCACCCAGGTGGCCGACCCGCGCGTGCCGGCCAACGTCCAGCGCATCACGATCGAAGCCAAGAACCAGAGCCGCGTCGAGGTCTGA
- a CDS encoding PP2C family protein-serine/threonine phosphatase, whose amino-acid sequence MLDLQTAYISRIGRRKRNEDACGYWTSPQGCCWIVSDGAGGHGSGDRAAQIVVSTVLERFSAHPEVSEAHAIGLLEAAQAAVMAEKHANPGGDDMHATAALLLIDAGRREAVWSHVGDTRIYLFRNRELIHQTRDHSLVQSMIDAGYGDAAMIRTHPQRSLLTSAIGNADDLALSVSGAPVAIAPGDAFLICSDGWWEYVDEARMAAELGAGGSATNWLERMAAVVEAHDNHHSDNYTAVAVKAYRAEDEITVLLP is encoded by the coding sequence ATGCTCGACCTCCAGACCGCCTACATCTCCCGCATCGGCCGCCGCAAGCGCAACGAGGACGCCTGCGGCTACTGGACCTCGCCGCAGGGCTGCTGCTGGATCGTCTCCGACGGCGCCGGCGGCCATGGCAGCGGTGACCGCGCCGCGCAGATCGTCGTCAGCACCGTGCTGGAACGCTTTTCCGCCCATCCCGAAGTGAGCGAAGCCCATGCGATCGGCCTGCTTGAAGCAGCACAGGCCGCGGTGATGGCCGAGAAGCACGCCAACCCGGGCGGCGACGACATGCACGCCACCGCGGCGCTGCTGCTGATAGACGCGGGGCGCCGCGAGGCGGTGTGGTCGCACGTCGGCGACACCCGCATCTACCTGTTCCGCAACCGCGAGCTGATCCACCAGACGCGCGACCACAGCCTGGTGCAAAGCATGATCGACGCCGGTTACGGCGACGCCGCGATGATCCGCACCCACCCCCAGCGCAGCCTGCTGACCTCGGCGATCGGCAACGCCGACGACCTCGCGCTCAGCGTATCGGGCGCGCCGGTGGCGATCGCGCCGGGCGACGCCTTCCTGATCTGCAGCGACGGCTGGTGGGAGTACGTCGATGAAGCACGCATGGCGGCCGAACTCGGCGCCGGCGGTTCGGCCACCAACTGGCTGGAGCGCATGGCGGCGGTGGTCGAAGCCCATGACAACCACCACAGCGATAACTACACTGCCGTCGCGGTCAAGGCCTACCGCGCCGAAGACGAGATCACGGTGTTGCTGCCCTGA
- the tagF gene encoding type VI secretion system-associated protein TagF has product MLPGESAPGWYGKLPALGDFASRRLPQGFVAAWDGWLQRGLAYSQEHLGAAWLDSFLTAPVWRFVLGERTLDTGAWAGIVLPSVDRVGRYFPLTLCAPLPAFSPTAATLGALTRWTAALEDVARAGLDPLATVDSFDASLAGCPAPLLPATLPSALGDALLRGDAFVRLSGGDGAGLPVVAGDAASHLGAALFAPYTLWWCSGDTGAADGFACHGMPSAAVFARMLQYAPGQA; this is encoded by the coding sequence ATGCTGCCCGGCGAAAGCGCCCCCGGCTGGTACGGCAAGCTGCCGGCGCTCGGCGACTTCGCCAGCCGGCGCCTGCCGCAGGGCTTCGTCGCCGCGTGGGATGGCTGGCTGCAGCGCGGGCTCGCCTACAGCCAGGAACACCTCGGCGCGGCCTGGCTGGACAGCTTTCTCACCGCCCCGGTGTGGCGCTTCGTGCTCGGCGAGCGCACGCTCGATACCGGCGCCTGGGCGGGCATCGTGCTGCCCTCGGTGGATCGGGTGGGGCGCTATTTTCCGCTGACGCTGTGCGCGCCCTTGCCCGCCTTCAGCCCCACCGCCGCCACGCTCGGCGCGCTGACGCGGTGGACCGCGGCGCTGGAGGACGTGGCGCGCGCCGGGCTGGATCCGCTCGCGACGGTGGACAGCTTCGATGCCAGCCTGGCCGGCTGTCCGGCGCCGCTGCTGCCGGCGACCCTGCCCTCGGCGCTGGGTGACGCGCTGCTGCGCGGCGACGCCTTCGTGCGGCTGTCCGGCGGCGATGGCGCCGGGCTGCCGGTGGTCGCGGGCGACGCGGCGAGCCACCTGGGGGCGGCGCTGTTCGCGCCCTACACCTTGTGGTGGTGCAGCGGCGACACGGGCGCGGCGGATGGTTTCGCGTGCCACGGCATGCCGAGTGCGGCGGTGTTCGCCCGCATGCTGCAATATGCGCCGGGCCAGGCTTAG
- a CDS encoding DUF2169 family type VI secretion system accessory protein, whose protein sequence is MLQVVNPTPLPAVLSVFANPAGVECAYAAVKASFDVSSGEPRLAARQANFLATDVYWGDPATSSLRAAADLTLVKPGTDILLIGRAIAPAGAVSAMDVRLQVGPVSRSLRVFGDRRWVRQEQGWAISSPQPFERMPLRWELAFGGCGAQTGGTPPEYDARNPIGRGFIGSREEDFSDRPLPNIEDPGQLIATPADRPAPAGWAPIPPHWQPRQGWGGTYDANWQSQRAPYLPHDFDPRFFNVAPPGLVAPGHLEGGEAVCVEGCTASAPLRFELPRLDIGLTWDFDGRRIPAQARLDTVLIEPDQARLQMVWRAELAVDKRLTRLRQVAVNVRAAASQAAVIGR, encoded by the coding sequence ATGCTGCAGGTCGTCAACCCCACCCCGCTGCCGGCGGTCCTGTCGGTATTCGCCAACCCGGCGGGCGTCGAGTGCGCCTACGCGGCGGTGAAGGCGAGCTTCGACGTCTCCTCGGGCGAGCCGCGCCTGGCCGCGCGCCAGGCCAACTTCCTGGCCACCGACGTGTATTGGGGCGACCCGGCAACCAGCAGCCTGCGCGCCGCCGCCGACCTGACGCTGGTGAAGCCGGGCACCGACATCCTGCTGATCGGCCGCGCCATCGCCCCTGCCGGCGCGGTGAGCGCCATGGATGTCCGCCTGCAGGTCGGCCCCGTCAGCCGCAGCCTGCGCGTGTTCGGCGACCGCCGCTGGGTGCGCCAGGAGCAAGGCTGGGCGATCTCGTCGCCGCAGCCCTTCGAGCGGATGCCGCTGCGCTGGGAGCTGGCCTTTGGCGGCTGCGGTGCGCAGACCGGCGGCACGCCGCCGGAATACGACGCACGCAACCCGATCGGGCGCGGCTTCATCGGCAGCCGCGAAGAGGACTTCAGCGACCGACCGCTGCCCAACATCGAAGACCCGGGCCAGCTCATCGCCACGCCGGCGGACCGCCCCGCGCCGGCCGGCTGGGCGCCGATTCCGCCCCACTGGCAGCCGCGCCAGGGCTGGGGCGGCACCTACGATGCCAATTGGCAGAGCCAGCGCGCGCCCTACCTGCCCCACGACTTCGACCCCCGCTTCTTCAACGTCGCCCCGCCCGGGCTGGTGGCGCCGGGCCATCTCGAGGGCGGCGAGGCCGTGTGCGTCGAAGGATGCACGGCGAGCGCGCCGCTGCGCTTCGAACTCCCGCGGCTCGACATCGGCCTGACCTGGGATTTCGACGGCCGCCGCATCCCTGCGCAGGCCCGGCTCGACACCGTGCTGATCGAGCCCGACCAGGCCCGGTTGCAGATGGTGTGGCGCGCCGAGCTGGCGGTCGACAAGCGGCTCACCCGGCTGCGGCAGGTAGCGGTGAATGTGCGCGCCGCCGCCAGCCAGGCGGCGGTCATCGGACGCTGA
- the tagH gene encoding type VI secretion system-associated FHA domain protein TagH, with protein sequence MLRISVIQVNGFPPATPLAGEFDERGGTIGRDDSNALTLPDPGRHISRMQAQVQYDGSRYVLTDHGGNPTHLNGRPLGKGASATLRDGDEIGIADYTLRVEIVRTVSGFGNETLPNIEQRGDPLGLDLDLALPPDLPAGLGAPAAAAPPPRAAALDDDPFAVFAAATPTPPAPPAAAPPAASVSDDPFAAFAPARPAPPPAPAASRAGDPLGIGALAQPAEASSLDALFGLDGASTGGDPFAGSPLGNPAHAPAPFDGGGEDPLALLGGMAATPSSAPVRNDSPLLNDAFAPPRLIDDSPPPPLAPAPASAAAPAPQRSPAAPQGGVVSWASTPAAPAAPAAPAAPAAPAAPAAPAAPAAPAAPVAGDDGREAPTRIVPAPPPPEAPRANVGIERAPLTPAPTPAASPVPPASAPAAAAQPAAASAGSSADADALLAAFARGIGLPRLAPAGGLTPELMEHIGRMLREAVQGTVELLVARAATKREVRADVTMIVSKNNNPLKFSPDVDFALMQLLLPQGSGFMKPDEAMQDAYDDLRAHQLGFMAGMRAALASILGRFTPAELEARLTTKSFLDNVLPANRKAKLWDLYEQRYGDISREAEDDFHSLFGREFLKAYEAQIDQLQRERG encoded by the coding sequence GTGCTACGCATCAGTGTCATCCAGGTCAACGGCTTTCCGCCCGCCACCCCGCTTGCCGGTGAATTCGACGAGCGCGGCGGCACCATCGGTCGCGACGACAGCAACGCGCTGACCCTGCCCGACCCCGGCCGCCACATCTCGCGCATGCAGGCCCAGGTCCAGTACGACGGCAGCCGCTATGTGCTGACCGACCACGGCGGCAACCCCACCCATCTCAACGGCCGCCCGCTGGGCAAGGGCGCCAGTGCCACGCTGCGCGACGGCGATGAGATCGGCATCGCCGACTACACGCTGCGGGTCGAGATCGTGCGCACCGTATCCGGCTTCGGTAACGAAACGCTGCCCAACATCGAACAGCGCGGCGACCCGCTCGGGCTGGATCTCGATCTGGCGCTGCCGCCCGACCTTCCGGCGGGCCTCGGCGCCCCGGCCGCAGCCGCGCCGCCGCCGCGCGCCGCGGCGCTCGACGACGATCCGTTCGCGGTGTTCGCCGCCGCCACGCCGACGCCGCCCGCGCCGCCTGCTGCCGCTCCGCCCGCGGCGTCGGTGTCCGACGACCCGTTCGCGGCATTCGCGCCCGCGCGGCCGGCCCCGCCCCCCGCGCCCGCGGCCAGCCGCGCGGGCGATCCGCTCGGCATCGGTGCGCTGGCGCAGCCCGCCGAAGCGAGTTCGCTCGACGCGCTGTTCGGCCTCGACGGCGCCAGCACCGGCGGCGACCCCTTCGCCGGCTCGCCGCTCGGCAACCCGGCCCATGCGCCCGCCCCGTTCGACGGGGGCGGCGAAGACCCGCTGGCGCTGCTCGGCGGCATGGCGGCAACGCCCAGCAGCGCCCCGGTGCGCAACGATTCGCCGCTGCTCAACGACGCCTTCGCCCCGCCGCGCCTGATCGACGACAGCCCACCGCCGCCGCTTGCGCCCGCCCCGGCGTCCGCCGCCGCACCGGCACCGCAGCGCAGCCCCGCTGCGCCGCAAGGCGGCGTGGTGTCGTGGGCCAGCACGCCCGCCGCACCCGCCGCACCCGCCGCACCCGCCGCACCCGCCGCACCCGCCGCACCCGCCGCACCCGCCGCACCGGCAGCGCCGGCAGCGCCGGTCGCCGGGGACGACGGGCGCGAGGCGCCGACCCGCATCGTGCCCGCACCCCCCCCGCCGGAGGCCCCGCGCGCCAACGTCGGCATCGAACGCGCGCCGCTGACGCCCGCCCCGACGCCCGCGGCCTCCCCCGTGCCGCCGGCGTCTGCACCAGCCGCCGCGGCGCAACCCGCGGCCGCCAGCGCCGGCTCCAGTGCCGACGCCGACGCGCTGCTGGCCGCCTTTGCCCGCGGCATCGGCCTGCCGCGGCTGGCCCCGGCGGGCGGGCTGACCCCCGAACTGATGGAGCACATCGGCCGCATGCTGCGCGAGGCGGTGCAGGGCACGGTGGAACTGCTGGTCGCGCGCGCGGCCACCAAGCGCGAGGTGCGCGCGGACGTGACCATGATCGTCAGCAAGAACAACAACCCGCTGAAGTTCTCGCCCGACGTCGATTTCGCGCTGATGCAGCTGCTGCTGCCGCAGGGCAGCGGCTTCATGAAGCCGGACGAGGCGATGCAGGACGCCTACGACGATCTGCGCGCCCACCAGCTCGGCTTCATGGCCGGCATGCGTGCGGCGCTGGCGAGCATCCTCGGCCGCTTCACCCCGGCCGAGCTGGAAGCCCGCCTGACCACCAAGAGCTTCCTCGACAACGTGCTGCCGGCCAACCGCAAGGCCAAGCTGTGGGACCTCTACGAGCAACGCTATGGCGACATCTCGCGCGAGGCCGAGGACGACTTCCATTCGCTGTTCGGGCGCGAGTTCCTGAAGGCCTACGAGGCCCAGATCGACCAGTTGCAGCGCGAACGCGGCTGA
- a CDS encoding DUF4150 domain-containing protein, producing the protein MPCTVHNIQGFAHKTSNGISMVFPDVCNTPSPGGPIPIPYPNIGKSSDTTAGTTTVKADGSMVMVKGAKYMMSAGDEPGTAGGVISGTFKQECEFLMYSFDVMLDGKNVCRMGDPLWHNKKNICG; encoded by the coding sequence ATGCCATGCACCGTCCATAACATCCAGGGGTTCGCCCACAAGACCAGCAACGGCATCAGCATGGTCTTTCCCGACGTCTGCAACACGCCCTCGCCCGGCGGGCCGATCCCCATCCCCTACCCGAACATCGGCAAGTCCTCCGACACCACCGCCGGCACCACCACGGTGAAAGCCGACGGCAGCATGGTGATGGTGAAGGGCGCCAAGTACATGATGAGCGCGGGCGACGAACCCGGTACCGCAGGCGGCGTGATCTCCGGCACCTTCAAGCAGGAATGCGAGTTCCTGATGTACTCCTTCGACGTGATGCTGGACGGCAAGAACGTCTGCCGCATGGGCGACCCCCTGTGGCACAACAAGAAGAACATTTGCGGATAG
- a CDS encoding serine/threonine protein kinase → MSDANDDDKTVVLGGAGAATAAPRDEHAHNALQLGTRLGEFEIIGLVGEGGFGIVYLAQDHSLERKVALKEYMPASLASRTAAATVAVRSERHRETFEIGRRSFVNEARLLAQFDHPALVKVYRFWEANGTAYMAMPYYDGRTLREVLQQRPVPDESWIRKVLAPVIDALELIHRENCFHRDVAPDNIMLIGDDRPVLLDFGAARRVIGDMTQALTVILKPGYAPIEQYAEMPGMQQGPWTDVYALAAVIYFMITGKTPPPSVGRMMQDSYQPLATLAAGRYGDAFLRGVDRCLAVKAEDRPQNMAEMREALGWGLDSPLFAAPGASVAPASATRPPKAGPATRPAAAAGPAGGNRALVIGAAALAVVAAAGAGYWFLAGGKPAATPAAEVAPAPAAAPAAVPPPAPVVQLPALPRPAAATLAATYEAILAGADPAMTPRMEAPATVIVGQDQLKLQLDSKIAGHLYLFLWDSGDDMVYRLFPNDADADSTLGVGNTFHVPRPHLRMPWVFPAQAPAGEWRVLAVVSEQARDFDRAAIRRDGDLLSASRESFEAALAGGADIGALIGMPRCVAGEPCSGRYGAKVAAIRELPPPAAAPAPAPTPAVRPDAVARPATRPPVAQSAQGGDGGAGGAPAPQRTPAAKPKENDTQKAEREYMQQLNKDLDRLLQN, encoded by the coding sequence GTGTCCGACGCGAACGACGACGACAAGACGGTGGTGCTGGGCGGCGCGGGTGCCGCGACGGCCGCGCCCCGCGATGAGCATGCCCACAACGCGCTGCAACTGGGCACGCGGCTGGGCGAATTCGAGATCATCGGGCTGGTCGGCGAGGGCGGCTTCGGCATCGTCTACCTCGCGCAGGACCACTCGCTGGAGCGCAAGGTCGCACTCAAGGAATACATGCCGGCCTCGCTCGCGTCGCGCACCGCCGCGGCCACCGTGGCGGTGCGCTCCGAACGCCACCGCGAGACCTTCGAGATCGGCCGCCGCAGCTTCGTGAACGAAGCCCGCCTGCTGGCCCAGTTCGACCACCCGGCGCTGGTCAAGGTGTACCGCTTCTGGGAGGCCAACGGCACCGCCTACATGGCGATGCCCTACTACGACGGCCGCACGCTGCGCGAGGTGCTGCAACAGCGCCCGGTGCCCGACGAGAGCTGGATCCGCAAGGTGCTCGCGCCGGTCATCGACGCGCTGGAACTCATCCACCGCGAGAACTGCTTCCACCGCGACGTCGCCCCCGACAACATCATGCTGATCGGCGACGACCGTCCGGTGCTGCTCGATTTCGGCGCCGCACGCCGCGTCATCGGCGACATGACGCAGGCGCTTACGGTCATCCTCAAGCCGGGCTATGCGCCGATCGAGCAGTACGCCGAAATGCCGGGCATGCAGCAGGGGCCGTGGACCGACGTGTATGCGCTGGCGGCGGTGATCTACTTCATGATCACCGGCAAGACGCCGCCGCCCTCGGTCGGCCGCATGATGCAGGACAGCTACCAGCCGCTGGCGACGCTGGCCGCAGGCCGCTACGGCGATGCCTTCCTGCGCGGGGTGGACCGCTGTCTGGCGGTGAAGGCGGAGGATCGCCCGCAGAACATGGCGGAGATGCGCGAGGCGCTCGGCTGGGGGCTGGACTCGCCGCTGTTCGCCGCGCCCGGCGCATCGGTCGCGCCCGCCAGCGCCACGCGGCCGCCGAAGGCCGGCCCTGCAACCCGGCCCGCGGCGGCCGCCGGGCCTGCCGGCGGCAATCGCGCGCTGGTCATCGGCGCCGCAGCGCTTGCCGTGGTGGCCGCGGCGGGTGCCGGCTACTGGTTCCTCGCCGGCGGCAAGCCGGCCGCCACCCCCGCGGCCGAGGTCGCGCCGGCTCCCGCCGCGGCGCCGGCTGCCGTGCCGCCCCCCGCGCCGGTGGTACAGCTTCCCGCGCTGCCGCGCCCTGCGGCGGCGACGCTGGCGGCCACCTACGAGGCCATCCTGGCCGGCGCCGATCCGGCGATGACGCCGCGCATGGAAGCGCCGGCCACCGTGATCGTCGGCCAGGACCAGCTCAAGCTGCAGCTTGACAGCAAGATCGCCGGCCACCTCTACCTCTTCCTGTGGGACAGCGGCGACGACATGGTCTATCGCCTGTTCCCCAACGACGCCGATGCCGACAGCACGCTCGGCGTCGGCAACACCTTCCATGTGCCGCGGCCGCATTTGCGGATGCCGTGGGTGTTCCCGGCGCAGGCGCCGGCGGGCGAATGGCGGGTGCTGGCGGTCGTTTCCGAACAGGCGCGCGATTTCGACCGCGCCGCGATCCGCCGCGACGGCGACCTGTTGTCGGCCAGCCGGGAAAGTTTCGAAGCAGCGCTCGCGGGCGGTGCCGATATCGGCGCACTGATCGGCATGCCGCGCTGCGTGGCGGGCGAACCCTGCTCCGGGCGCTACGGTGCCAAGGTGGCGGCGATCCGCGAATTGCCGCCGCCGGCCGCCGCGCCGGCGCCTGCGCCCACGCCTGCGGTGCGCCCAGACGCGGTCGCCAGGCCGGCAACGCGGCCGCCTGTCGCGCAGTCGGCGCAGGGCGGCGACGGTGGTGCTGGCGGCGCTCCGGCGCCGCAGCGCACGCCGGCGGCGAAGCCGAAGGAAAACGATACCCAGAAGGCCGAGCGCGAATACATGCAGCAGCTCAACAAGGACCTCGACCGCCTGCTGCAGAACTGA
- a CDS encoding type VI secretion system Vgr family protein, translating to MADQSQFELITPLGSGVLVFQALAADEALSQVSEFEIDCLSDKTDINLDDILGKQLSLRVMLPTGGKRYFSGYVTRFAHTGTQGRYQTYRASVRPWLWFLGRTADCRIFQSRTVPDIVKQVFSEHGVADFRNALSGSYRTRDYCVQYRETDLAFVSRLLEEEGIYYFFEHDENKNTLVLADAYAAHTSTAGYEEIEFVENRQGGGDELGFVSQWQFERQVMPGKVMLRDYDFTKPSVGLEASAVVPREHDEGKHEVFDYPGEFDQVADGRHYAKVRVDELHAQFELSRARSSARGLAVGHLFKLAGHARRDQNREYLITAAQTRVRAEGRESEAGAGSQFECHFSALNSRQDYRPPRLTPRPQVKGPQTAVVVGPSGNEIYTDEYGRVKVQFHWDRYGTKDEHSSCWIRVSHPWAGKNWGFIAIPRIGQEVIVEFLEGDPDQPIITGRVYNAEQMPPYALPDNMTQTGIKTRSTLGGGTDNFNEIRFEDKKGEEQLFIHAEKNQDIEVENDETHWVGHDRTKNIDHNETVTVGNDRTESVGNNETISIGNNRTESVGANETISVGGNRAEDVGQNETVSIGKDRSESIGNNDAHDVAKSQTIAIGENQTLEVGKARSTTVGDDDKLQVGKKLVIEAGDEITIKTGSASITMKKDGTIQIKGKDITIKGDGQIGIKAASDVVIKGAKISEN from the coding sequence GTGGCAGATCAATCGCAATTCGAACTCATCACCCCGCTGGGCAGCGGCGTGCTCGTATTCCAGGCGCTCGCCGCCGACGAGGCGCTGTCGCAGGTCAGCGAATTCGAGATCGACTGCCTCTCCGACAAGACCGACATCAACCTCGACGACATCCTCGGCAAGCAGCTCAGCCTGCGGGTGATGCTGCCCACCGGCGGCAAGCGCTACTTCAGCGGCTACGTCACCCGCTTCGCCCACACCGGCACCCAGGGCCGCTACCAGACCTACCGCGCGAGCGTGCGGCCGTGGCTGTGGTTCCTCGGCCGCACCGCCGACTGCCGCATCTTCCAGTCGCGCACGGTGCCCGACATCGTCAAGCAGGTCTTCTCCGAACACGGCGTCGCCGACTTCCGCAACGCGCTCAGCGGCAGCTACCGCACGCGCGACTACTGCGTGCAGTACCGCGAGACCGACCTCGCCTTCGTCAGCCGGCTGCTGGAAGAAGAGGGCATCTATTACTTCTTCGAGCACGACGAGAACAAGAACACCCTGGTGCTGGCGGACGCCTACGCCGCCCACACCAGCACCGCCGGCTACGAGGAGATCGAGTTCGTCGAGAACCGCCAGGGCGGCGGCGACGAGCTGGGCTTCGTCAGCCAGTGGCAGTTCGAGCGCCAGGTGATGCCGGGCAAGGTCATGCTGCGCGACTACGACTTCACCAAGCCCTCGGTCGGGCTGGAAGCCTCGGCGGTGGTGCCGCGCGAACACGACGAGGGCAAGCACGAGGTGTTCGACTACCCCGGCGAGTTCGACCAGGTGGCCGACGGCCGCCACTACGCCAAGGTGCGCGTCGATGAGCTGCACGCGCAGTTCGAGCTGTCCCGCGCGCGCAGCAGCGCCCGCGGCCTGGCGGTGGGCCACCTGTTCAAGCTCGCCGGTCACGCCCGCCGCGACCAGAACCGCGAGTACCTGATCACCGCGGCGCAGACCCGCGTGCGCGCCGAAGGGCGGGAATCCGAAGCGGGTGCGGGCAGCCAGTTCGAGTGCCACTTCAGCGCCCTCAACAGCCGCCAGGATTACCGCCCGCCCCGGCTGACCCCGCGCCCGCAGGTGAAGGGGCCGCAGACCGCGGTGGTGGTCGGCCCGTCCGGCAACGAGATCTACACCGACGAATACGGCCGCGTGAAGGTGCAGTTCCACTGGGACCGCTACGGCACCAAGGACGAGCACAGCTCGTGCTGGATCCGCGTCTCCCATCCCTGGGCGGGCAAGAACTGGGGCTTCATCGCCATCCCGCGCATCGGCCAGGAGGTGATCGTCGAATTCCTCGAGGGCGATCCCGACCAGCCGATCATCACCGGCCGGGTCTACAACGCCGAGCAGATGCCGCCGTACGCGCTGCCCGACAACATGACCCAGACCGGCATCAAGACGCGCTCCACGCTCGGCGGCGGCACCGACAACTTCAACGAGATCCGCTTCGAGGACAAGAAGGGCGAAGAGCAGCTCTTCATCCACGCCGAGAAGAACCAGGACATCGAGGTCGAGAACGACGAGACCCACTGGGTCGGCCACGACCGCACCAAGAACATCGACCACAACGAGACGGTCACCGTCGGCAACGACCGTACCGAGTCGGTCGGCAACAACGAAACCATCAGCATCGGCAACAACCGCACCGAATCGGTGGGCGCCAACGAAACCATCTCGGTCGGCGGCAACCGCGCCGAGGACGTCGGCCAGAACGAAACCGTCAGCATCGGCAAGGACCGCAGCGAGAGCATCGGCAACAACGACGCCCACGACGTCGCCAAGAGCCAGACCATCGCGATCGGCGAAAACCAGACGCTGGAGGTGGGCAAGGCGCGCTCCACCACGGTCGGCGATGACGACAAGCTGCAGGTCGGCAAGAAACTGGTGATCGAGGCCGGCGACGAGATCACCATCAAGACCGGCAGCGCCAGCATCACCATGAAGAAGGACGGCACGATCCAGATCAAGGGCAAGGACATCACCATCAAGGGCGACGGCCAGATCGGCATCAAGGCCGCTTCCGACGTGGTGATCAAGGGCGCCAAGATCTCCGAGAACTGA